Below is a genomic region from Myxococcus fulvus.
GAGGCCCGCGTGTACGGGCGCGAAGCGCGGAGACGCGGCGAGGACCACGGGACGGTCGAGCTTCGTCGTGGCCGCCGTGAGCGCCTGCTCGAAACCGTCGAGACACGCGAGCCCGCCACTGAGCCACACCGCGTCCACCTTGTGCTGGCGGACCAGGGATTCGAGAGCGCTCGCGAGCGCGGGCATCAGGCGTGTCGCGAGTTCGTGCTCGGGGACTCCGGCCTTCCGGTCCGCCTCGACACGCGGCGTGCTGAGCAGTTCCCACAGTTCGTGGCCGAGCACCGGGAGGTTCCACACCTCCAGCGGTGTCACGCCGGGGGCGCGATATAGGCGAGGGCGCCAGCCTGGCTTTGGTGCGCTCATGCGACGAGGGCGGCGATGCGCTCGGCGGCTTCCCTCGCGCCGTCGCGCGCCTGGTACGCCTTGGAGATGGCGGACACCTTCGCGCGCAGAGGCGTTCCTTCAGCGAGGAGCTGACGGAGCGCGGCGCGGCAGTCCTCCACGCTCAATGTGTCGGGCGACAGCGCGAGTCCCGCGCCGGACTTCTGGAGGAAGTGGGCCTGGATGGGCTGGTCATTGCAGACAGGCAGCAGCAACAGGGGCACGCCCGCGGTGAGCGCTTCCATCACGGAGTTGGCGCCGCCGTGCGAGATGAAGGCGGAGGCTCGTGGGAGGAGCTGGCGTTGAGGCGTGTAGGGGACCGCCACCACATCACCGGGCAGCGAGCGCGCGAAGTCCGTGTCGGCCAGCTCTCCAGCGCTGAGGACCAGGGTGACACCAAGGGGCGCGGCGGCCTCGGCGATGGTGCGGAACAACGTGGGCTGCCACGAAATCTGGCTGCCGAAGGACACGTACACCACGGGCCTCGTGCCCAATCGCTCCCAGGGGAAATCCACCTCGTCGCCTCGGGGCTCGGGTGGAATCGACGGACCGACCAGTCGCGTGGCCGGGGGCAGACCCGCGTCGGGTCCCAGGAAGTCCTCGGTGGCGAAGATGATGTTGAGGCGTGGCGAGAGACACTCGCAGTTGCGGAAGCGCGCGTCGAAGCCGTGCTGGGCGAAGAGCGCGGCGCG
It encodes:
- a CDS encoding glycosyltransferase, with amino-acid sequence MSRILIATSPEKGHINPMMGVAQWLRRLGHTVGWLCIPEPSPQLSTLGVEVLHLPAAAHEAPGIETGGEALARLVRDEVALGKWIRGLLLDSVPALLEPVSQVVRAFRPDVMALDGMQYAAVLAAHREGLPWAGVSSALSLLEPMEDYGLLRNVRALASERAALFAQHGFDARFRNCECLSPRLNIIFATEDFLGPDAGLPPATRLVGPSIPPEPRGDEVDFPWERLGTRPVVYVSFGSQISWQPTLFRTIAEAAAPLGVTLVLSAGELADTDFARSLPGDVVAVPYTPQRQLLPRASAFISHGGANSVMEALTAGVPLLLLPVCNDQPIQAHFLQKSGAGLALSPDTLSVEDCRAALRQLLAEGTPLRAKVSAISKAYQARDGAREAAERIAALVA